The genome window TTGATGAACTATCTTTCTCCTCAAATGCTCTGTTTTCTACGTCTGGGTTTCTTAAACTGAGTAGTAACTCTTCAAGATGCTGAAAATGAGTCTGTGTCAGAGGCTATTGTCTGTCAATGTTTGTTATATATACAGTCATTTTAGATGGCAAGAATAGATCTAAAAGGTTTGGTTGAGTGATTTGAACTGTTTTGGCATTCTTGATTTGGAAACAAATGTCATATACACTGTTTTTGGAAATTTACAGCGAAACAAATCAATGACTCAATCAATCATGGGCTTTATTTGAGCACAAGTCCGTGATTTAAGAGATTCAAGATTGTCATTCTTCTGTTTCCAAATTAAAGATTTTCAAGATTGAGAGTCAAGGCTCTTTGATGGAACCTCTGGTTTCAAGGTACAATCTTCTTCTCTTGTTGTTGTCACTCTTTGTGCTCTCTCTTCAACCTACTCTGGTTAGATCAGGCGATGCCGATGTTTTACTGAGCTTGAAATCCTCAATTGATCCTTTCAATTCACTGCAATGGAGAAGAGGCACCGATTTCTGCAACTGGGACGGTGTGAAGGAATGCATGAATGGAAGAGTCACAAAGCTTGTGTTGGAGTATTTGAACTTGACGGGTCATCTCGACCCGAAAATCCTGAACCGGTTTGACCAACTTCGGGTTTTGAGTTTCAAATCGAACTCCATTTCTGGCCCAATCCCAGACCTCTCCGGCCTAATCAATCTCAAATCGCTCTTCCTCAGCAACAACAACTTCTCTGGTGATTTCCCAGAATCAATTACTGGACTCCACCGCCTGAAAGTCATAGTCTTGGCCGCGAACCGACTCTCCGGCGACATTCCGCCGTCGCTACTCAAGCTCAATAGACTGTACGTTCTCTACTTGCAAGACAACAGATTCACCGGCACAATCCCTCCATTGAACCAAACGAGTCTCAGGTTCTTCAATGTGTCGAACAACCAACTCTCCGGTCAGATCCCGGCAACCCCTGCTTTGATTCGGTACAATGCGTCGTCGTTTTCCGGGAATCTCGACTTGTGCGGCGAACAGGTCCACAACCAATGTGCAATTACCGGGTCACCGCCGTCAATCAGTCCTGCCTCTCCAACAGttccaaaatcaaaatcaaatcgtTCAAAACTGATCAAGATCATCGCAAGCAGTGTAGGAGGGTTCGCATTGCTTCTTCTAATCTTGGGATTCTTAATATGCTTCATCTGCTTCCGCCGCCACCGAAAAGAGGAGCCACCGGAGGCGAGGAGTAAAGGAATTGGCGCTACAGAAGGTACTAGAGCAGAGACAGGGGAGGGTAGTGGCATAGGAGGTAATAACGGTGGAAAACAAGGGGGTTTTTCATGGGAAGGTGAGCGTCTAGGGACTCTGGTGTTCCTTGGTGCAGGAGATCAGCAAATGAATTACAGCTTGGAGGATCTATTGAAGGCATCGGCAGAGACACTGGGGAGAGGTACGATGGGGAGCACATACAAAGCAGTGATGGAGTCCGGGTACATCGTGACCGTTAAAAGACTCAAGGACGCGAGATATCCAAGGATGGAGGAGTTTGGGCGACAGATGGATATTCTTGGTACACTCAGACACACTAACCTGGTCCCACTCAGGGCTTATTTCCAGGCTAAGGAGGAACGGTTGCTCGTATACGATTACTTCCCAAACGGCAGCCTATTCTCCCTCATACACGGTACGTCGGCGaatcattatttaattattaatattaattttgaatttcactttttggtgttaatttaatttaaattttagatACAACCAAGAAGTCCGGAAAGTACTGGAGATAGTCAAAGGAAATGTTTAGATCAGGTTTGACCATAAGAGACACGtgtcaattatttatttatttttattttggtaaaaattgGTAATAATGGCACGTGCATTAGTGTTTGGAGGCAATGATTTGTTTTTAAGTTTGAGGGGAAGTTGAGTGTGATGGGTGGGTCAAATGTTGCCTTATCATTCAAAATGAGTTGGGTCTCTCTCGAAGAGATCTTTAATAATATCATCTCTTTCATGCCTCGAAAAGgcgtacttttttttttgaaaaataatttaaaattgaCAATTCATATCAGATAGGGTCTCTGACTCCTGCATGTTAGTGGTTGTCCGGACCCCCTCTCAGGAGTGATTTTATATGGCCTTTTGAGTGTCCATGCTGATGCTGACATCACCCAGCCAgctcttttgttttgtcttcatcttccattttcacttttgtttttgttctttgcacACTAGCTAAGTTGAGTTTAGGTTAAGTAAGTGGGCTTGTGCTGATTCTGCTGTGATTGGATTATTTTGAATAGGATCACTAATTGCTGTTGTGGTTTTGTTAGTTTTAGATATTACAGCTACTTGTGTTTTGTGCTTATATCTAAGTGGTAACTTGTTGAAAGAATTCAATGAATCCTATGTCATTATTAGAAATCTTCACGAGCAGTTGAATTTTTATTGTGGGATTTAAAAGAATGCTCAATGAATGCTGCTGGACGGAAGTTGCGGCACTGTTCTTACTACCAATGTGTCTTCGTCTGTGAGATCATATGATTGGATTTAAAACTTTAATGTGAAAGCCCAAAGCACCTAACTTTCTCAACGTAGAATTTGGTGATCAGTCGTCGTTAGATTTTGAATTGAAGTCATGGATAATATCGTTTTTAGTTTAAAGAAAGTGGAAAGCTGATGGAAGGAAAGTAAATTGAGAGAACATCTCTCTCACTTGAGGCTCTCCGAAATTGTCCATACAAAATTGAGATTAGGGAGAAGGGAAGACATGAAGgaattgatgatatatatatatatatatatatatatataatttttttttcctgttatcAGTTTTCTTATCTCTAGCCAATTCTTTTACCTTTTTACTTTTCCACAGTACGTGGCAGTGGAGTATAAGTTACTGTAATTCAGCATTTCGACTTAGACTTCCGAATTATTGAGTTTTGGATGTTTGGTTTGGGGATCTTtgatttttggaattttgatgtaGATCAGTTTTAATCTGAAAATGATGGACAAAAAACATGCAATGAACTAGGGTTGGGTTACCCATCCTAGAAGAAGTGGGATGTCTGTCTTAATTTGTTAATTGGGATTCAAAATTCGGATCACCATGTTTTTTGTCCATAGGAAGTGGGGTGTCTGTCTTAATTTGTTAATTGGGATTCAACATTCGGATCACTAGTCTCTAGTTGGAGAAAATATTCAATGGTCCTGGTATGTCACGTTATACGCTAATGTGTGGTGTACTAGAATCAATAGGACGGT of Tripterygium wilfordii isolate XIE 37 chromosome 13, ASM1340144v1, whole genome shotgun sequence contains these proteins:
- the LOC120013814 gene encoding inactive leucine-rich repeat receptor-like serine/threonine-protein kinase At1g60630 translates to MEPLVSRYNLLLLLLSLFVLSLQPTLVRSGDADVLLSLKSSIDPFNSLQWRRGTDFCNWDGVKECMNGRVTKLVLEYLNLTGHLDPKILNRFDQLRVLSFKSNSISGPIPDLSGLINLKSLFLSNNNFSGDFPESITGLHRLKVIVLAANRLSGDIPPSLLKLNRLYVLYLQDNRFTGTIPPLNQTSLRFFNVSNNQLSGQIPATPALIRYNASSFSGNLDLCGEQVHNQCAITGSPPSISPASPTVPKSKSNRSKLIKIIASSVGGFALLLLILGFLICFICFRRHRKEEPPEARSKGIGATEGTRAETGEGSGIGGNNGGKQGGFSWEGERLGTLVFLGAGDQQMNYSLEDLLKASAETLGRGTMGSTYKAVMESGYIVTVKRLKDARYPRMEEFGRQMDILGTLRHTNLVPLRAYFQAKEERLLVYDYFPNGSLFSLIHGTRTGGGGKPLHWTSCLKIAEDLATGLLYIHQNPGLTHGNLKSSNVLLGSDFESCLTDYGLTSFQDPDSVEEPSATSLFYRAPECRDIRKPPTQPADVYSFGVLLLELLTGKTPFQDLVQEHGSDIPRWVRCVREEETDSGDDPASSNDASEEKLQALINVAMACVSIAPDNRPVMREVLKMIRDARAEAQVSSNSSDHSPGRWSDTVQSLPREEHSSI